A stretch of the Streptomyces sp. WMMB303 genome encodes the following:
- the panD gene encoding aspartate 1-decarboxylase, with amino-acid sequence MLRTMFKSKIHRATVTQADLHYVGSVTIDAELMSAADLLPGELVHIVDITNGSRLETYVIEGEPGSGVIGINGAAAHLVHPGDLVILISYAQVDDAEARSLQPRVVHVDADNRIVALGADAGEPSPGSSSERAPHAVART; translated from the coding sequence ATGCTGCGCACGATGTTCAAGTCCAAGATCCACCGCGCCACCGTGACCCAGGCCGACCTGCACTACGTCGGCTCGGTCACGATCGACGCGGAGCTGATGTCCGCCGCCGACCTGCTCCCCGGGGAACTGGTCCACATCGTCGACATCACCAACGGCTCCCGGCTGGAGACCTACGTCATCGAGGGCGAACCGGGCTCGGGTGTCATCGGCATCAACGGTGCCGCCGCCCATCTGGTGCACCCCGGCGACCTGGTCATCCTGATCAGCTACGCGCAGGTCGACGACGCCGAGGCCCGCTCCCTGCAACCGCGTGTGGTGCACGTGGACGCGGACAACCGCATCGTGGCACTGGGAGCCGACGCCGGAGAGCCGTCGCCGGGCTCCTCCTCGGAACGTGCCCCGCACGCGGTGGCCAGGACCTGA